The genomic stretch GCCGGCCAGCAGCTCCTCGGCGTCGTAGTGGCCCAGGAACACCCCGGGCACCTCACCGGTCAGCACCACCGCGCGCACGCCGCGGCGGTGCTCGGCGCGGGCCAGCGTCCGCGCCAGCTCGGACGTCACCGCGCCGGTGAGGAAGTTGTACGGTCCGTTGAGCACGCGCACGGTCAGCACCGCGCCGTCGCGCTCTGCCTGTATGTGGTCCACTCGCTTCACGCAGCCTCTCCGCTCGGGCAGGACGATCCGTGCCGGGGCCCTGTCTGACGCATCCCGCCTGCCCGGCCCGTTCTGCGGGCGGACCGGCGATCTTCGCCGAACAGGACCAAGGAGCCCCCGTCATCGGCCGCATCGCCGGTTCAGACGTGCTGTTCGACCCCTGTTCCCAGGGCGGCGAGGACCTCGGCCGCCGCCCGCTCGCCGGAGGAGACGGCACCTTCCATCCCCCCGTAGTCCTTCAGGACGGTCTCCGAACCCGCCCAGTGCACCGGCCCGGCCGGTTCGCTCAGCAGACGCACGGAGCCGTTCATGGCACCGAGCGCCGGCAGCCCGAAGTAGCCGCCGCGCGACCAGGGGTCGCTGCTCCAGTCCTTCTCGAAGTACGCCTCCGGCTCAGCCGCCTCGGCGCCGAACAGCCGCGCGAGGGTCTCCAGCACCAGGCGCCGCCGCTCCGCCTCCGGCCGGCCGGCGAACTCCCGGGCGGCGGCGCCGGGGACGAACCCGACGAGCACCCCCGGCACCTCCTCGCCGACCGGCGAGTTGTCGAAGACGCCGGTCAGCGGGCCGCGCGTGGTCAGCGCCCGGCCGCTCAGGCCCCGCTCGCGCCAGAACGGGGCGGCGTAGACGGCCGACACCTTCGTGACGGAGCCCATCGGCACGGCACGCAGCGCGGCCCGCCGGGCGTGCGGCAGGTCGGGCGTGAAGACGATGTCCGCCGCCAGCTGCGGCGGCACCGCCACCACCACCCGCCGGGCCCGTACGGTGCCCCGCGCGTGCACCACCTCCACGCCGCCGCCGGCCGGCGCGGTGTCGACGTGCGTCACCGGTGCCTGGAGCAGCACCCGGTCGCCGAGCCCCGCGGCCAGCCACTGGGCGACCCGGGCCGCGCCGCCGGTGATCCGGTGGTGGAGCTTGGTGGTGGTCAGGTTGTCGAACTTCCCGGTGGAGCCGATGTAGGCCAGCGCCTGGAGGAGGTTCAGCCGGTGCGGGTCGGCGCCCCACACCGTGGTGAACGCGGTGTCCAGCAGTGCCCGGCCCTCGCGGCTGCGCACGGTGCGGTCCAGCCAGTCGCCGACGGTCCTGCCGTCCAGTTCCTCGGCCCGCGCCGCCCGCCACGGCTCGCGCACCGGCACCTGTCCCACCAGCCGGTCGAGCCGGAAGCGGGCGAGCGCCACGTCGAGCAGCGCGGCGGGCCGCAGCGGCGGAACCTGCCCGCGCTGGCGGCGGAGGTCGCCGGAGAGCTCCATCAGGTCCGTGCCCTGGGTCCAGGTGCGGAACAGCGGAGCCCCGGCCTCGGCCGCGAAGGCGCCCATCCGGTCGTTGCCGACCGCGAGCCACTGGCCGCCCAGCTCCACCACGGCGCCGTCGCCGATCGGCTCGCTGAACGTCCGTCCGC from Actinacidiphila yeochonensis CN732 encodes the following:
- a CDS encoding flavin monoamine oxidase family protein yields the protein MTTAKGPVKGRRHSPRGREADVVVVGAGLAGLSTAHGLREAGLEPLVLEARDRVGGRTFSEPIGDGAVVELGGQWLAVGNDRMGAFAAEAGAPLFRTWTQGTDLMELSGDLRRQRGQVPPLRPAALLDVALARFRLDRLVGQVPVREPWRAARAEELDGRTVGDWLDRTVRSREGRALLDTAFTTVWGADPHRLNLLQALAYIGSTGKFDNLTTTKLHHRITGGAARVAQWLAAGLGDRVLLQAPVTHVDTAPAGGGVEVVHARGTVRARRVVVAVPPQLAADIVFTPDLPHARRAALRAVPMGSVTKVSAVYAAPFWRERGLSGRALTTRGPLTGVFDNSPVGEEVPGVLVGFVPGAAAREFAGRPEAERRRLVLETLARLFGAEAAEPEAYFEKDWSSDPWSRGGYFGLPALGAMNGSVRLLSEPAGPVHWAGSETVLKDYGGMEGAVSSGERAAAEVLAALGTGVEQHV